In Sphingomonas psychrotolerans, the following proteins share a genomic window:
- a CDS encoding autotransporter assembly complex protein TamA, with amino-acid sequence MRKGVKAVWIAALAGSAFLPGVACAQVSDPKPGQGAPVSLPNPEPVQTAPQDDAIVPDAEFEAAIPKLSDDINAPLEPMQDFGKPQVTQPATPGAVADQIESFPPPAAEDPALAEPLIPLAQFKVEPVLIEGVDDEKIASIRYTTTVEGLDKIGLEGRFRALSALEDGDGKAANATMVAARAREDERLALRLMQSLGYYDGTALSTLEQSPKNSGNVRATITATPGPLYRLGEVRIVGDPTVPAGLLDKELNLNPGDPIQAERIQGAEANVSLRLPQQGYPFIKLGERDILLDEETQRGDYTLPVDLGPRSSFGAIVTEGRRPVFEVDHLELLRRYKPGQIYDTRKVDDLREALIATSLFSTVSVEPVRTGQPGPNGTEVVNLLVRQNRGRPRTLAGEIGYSTGQGFRAEGTWTHRNLFPPEGALIASAVLGTQEQGVSGTFRRSNAGQRDRTFQVQAAVNHSDYAAFESYTGTLAVRWSRDSTPIWQKRWTYFYGAELVGSNEDQYNFNKGARDRGTWLIAALPGFVGYDASDNLLNPTRGFRIKANASPETSVRGRARPYARLMLEGTAYYPASSSIVVAGRARIGSIPGIARNDLPPSRRYYAGGGGSVRGFGYQELGPRSPDGRPVGGRSLNEFAIEARYRFGNYGIVPFIDAGQVYEGLYPTGKNMRFGAGIGGRLYTNFGPLRVDVATPIARKPGESKVALYISIGQAF; translated from the coding sequence GTGCGCAAAGGGGTGAAAGCGGTCTGGATTGCCGCGCTGGCGGGGAGTGCATTCCTGCCGGGCGTGGCGTGCGCGCAGGTATCTGATCCGAAGCCGGGGCAGGGCGCGCCGGTATCACTGCCCAACCCAGAGCCGGTGCAGACCGCGCCGCAGGACGATGCGATCGTCCCCGATGCCGAATTCGAGGCGGCGATCCCCAAATTGAGCGACGACATCAACGCGCCGCTGGAGCCGATGCAGGACTTCGGCAAGCCGCAGGTGACCCAGCCCGCCACCCCGGGCGCGGTGGCCGATCAGATCGAGAGTTTCCCGCCGCCTGCCGCCGAGGATCCGGCTCTCGCCGAGCCGCTGATCCCGCTCGCCCAGTTCAAGGTCGAGCCGGTCTTGATCGAGGGAGTAGACGACGAGAAGATCGCCTCGATCCGTTACACCACAACAGTGGAAGGGCTCGACAAGATCGGACTCGAAGGCCGGTTCCGTGCTCTCTCGGCGCTCGAGGACGGCGACGGCAAGGCGGCCAATGCGACGATGGTCGCGGCGCGGGCGCGGGAGGACGAACGTCTCGCGCTCCGGCTGATGCAGTCGCTCGGCTATTATGACGGCACCGCGCTCTCCACGCTCGAGCAGAGCCCGAAGAATTCCGGCAATGTCCGCGCGACGATCACCGCAACGCCCGGCCCGCTCTACCGGCTGGGCGAGGTCAGGATCGTTGGCGATCCCACCGTCCCGGCCGGGCTGCTCGACAAGGAACTCAACCTCAACCCCGGCGATCCGATCCAGGCCGAACGCATCCAGGGCGCCGAGGCCAATGTCAGCCTGCGGCTCCCGCAACAGGGCTATCCCTTCATCAAGCTCGGCGAGCGCGACATCCTGCTCGACGAAGAGACCCAGCGCGGCGATTACACCCTGCCGGTCGATCTGGGACCGCGCTCCTCGTTCGGCGCGATCGTCACCGAGGGGCGCCGCCCGGTGTTCGAAGTCGACCACCTCGAACTCCTTCGCCGCTACAAGCCCGGCCAGATCTACGACACCCGCAAGGTCGACGATCTGCGCGAGGCGCTGATCGCCACCAGCCTGTTCTCCACCGTCTCGGTCGAGCCGGTGCGTACCGGCCAGCCCGGCCCAAACGGCACCGAAGTGGTGAATCTGCTCGTCCGCCAGAATCGCGGGCGCCCGCGCACGCTCGCCGGCGAGATCGGCTACAGCACCGGGCAGGGCTTCCGCGCCGAGGGCACATGGACCCACCGCAACCTGTTCCCGCCCGAAGGCGCGCTGATCGCCAGCGCCGTGCTGGGCACGCAGGAGCAAGGCGTCTCGGGCACCTTCCGCCGCTCGAACGCGGGCCAGCGCGACCGCACCTTCCAGGTTCAGGCCGCAGTCAACCATTCGGATTATGCCGCGTTCGAATCCTATACCGGCACGCTCGCGGTGCGCTGGTCGCGCGATTCGACGCCGATCTGGCAGAAGCGCTGGACCTATTTCTACGGGGCCGAACTCGTCGGGTCGAACGAGGACCAGTATAATTTCAACAAGGGCGCGCGCGATCGCGGTACGTGGCTGATTGCAGCGCTGCCGGGCTTCGTCGGCTATGATGCGTCGGACAATCTGCTCAATCCGACGCGCGGCTTCCGGATCAAGGCCAATGCCAGTCCCGAGACTTCGGTGCGCGGCCGGGCGCGGCCTTATGCGCGGCTGATGCTCGAAGGCACGGCTTATTATCCGGCCTCTTCCAGCATCGTCGTCGCCGGCCGTGCGCGGATCGGCTCGATCCCCGGCATCGCGCGCAACGATCTTCCCCCGTCGCGGCGTTATTATGCCGGCGGCGGCGGATCGGTGCGCGGCTTCGGCTACCAAGAGCTCGGCCCGCGCTCGCCCGACGGCCGCCCGGTTGGGGGACGCAGCCTCAACGAGTTCGCTATCGAGGCGCGCTATCGCTTCGGCAATTATGGAATCGTGCCGTTCATCGATGCCGGGCAGGTCTATGAAGGGCTCTACCCAACCGGCAAGAACATGCGCTTCGGCGCCGGGATCGGCGGACGGCTCTATACCAATTTCGGGCCGTTGCGGGTCGACGTGGCCACCCCGATTGCGCGCAAGCCGGGTGAATCCAAGGTCGCGCTCTACATCTCGATCGGACAGGCATTCTGA